A stretch of Pseudomonadota bacterium DNA encodes these proteins:
- a CDS encoding ATP-binding protein, with the protein MGRLRILRPFHTLKSFLPKHLFGRALLILLVPPLLATSITIYVFIDRHLDNITRRLADDIAGEIGATVSLVQQHKLEPDELRQFARRNFGFDATVLKSIPSRRKHRTPLRNLGTAFLEEALSYHLPQPHEIIMTNDTIFVSTSLGENVLQIAMSRKRLLSKSTPVFMMWLLGTPVFLFLVAAVFMHKQVRPIRRLADAMDRFGKGQHVTSFIPSGAFEVRKAAIAFNTMRARIARQISRRTEMLAGVSHDLRTPLTRMSLQLAISEDLPEAKALQADIKEMTKMIDSYLAFAKGDDQEASRSVIVRQFLDEIVVPAKANIEIDCNPDTEISLKRQSMKRCIVNLLENAQHHASHIWIRVISSNQWLTILVEDNGPGIPPEKRQRVFKPFYRLDVARNLNTAGVGLGLAIAKDSAHQHGGDITLHDSPHGGLQVKIQIPA; encoded by the coding sequence ATGGGCCGACTAAGAATTTTACGCCCATTTCATACATTAAAAAGCTTCCTTCCCAAGCACCTTTTTGGACGAGCTCTACTTATTTTGCTTGTTCCGCCGCTGTTGGCAACCAGTATTACCATCTACGTTTTTATTGATCGTCATTTGGACAATATTACGCGCAGGCTTGCAGATGACATTGCTGGAGAAATTGGAGCGACCGTCAGCTTAGTGCAACAGCACAAACTTGAGCCTGATGAGTTACGCCAATTTGCCAGACGTAACTTTGGTTTTGATGCAACCGTACTGAAAAGTATTCCCTCACGGCGCAAGCACCGAACACCTTTGCGCAATCTGGGAACTGCTTTTCTTGAGGAAGCTCTTTCTTATCACCTGCCACAACCACATGAAATCATTATGACCAATGATACAATTTTTGTGAGTACCAGCTTGGGTGAGAACGTGCTGCAAATTGCCATGTCGCGCAAACGATTGCTAAGTAAATCGACGCCGGTTTTTATGATGTGGTTACTTGGAACGCCGGTTTTCCTTTTTCTCGTTGCAGCAGTTTTTATGCACAAACAAGTCCGTCCCATCCGGCGCCTTGCTGATGCAATGGATCGCTTCGGTAAAGGGCAGCACGTTACCAGTTTCATTCCATCTGGAGCTTTTGAAGTTCGAAAAGCTGCAATTGCTTTTAACACAATGCGTGCAAGAATCGCCCGTCAGATCAGTAGGCGCACTGAAATGTTGGCGGGTGTTTCGCATGACTTGCGTACCCCTTTAACTCGTATGTCCCTGCAATTGGCGATATCTGAAGATCTTCCAGAAGCCAAAGCATTGCAAGCTGATATCAAAGAAATGACGAAAATGATTGATTCGTATCTTGCCTTTGCTAAAGGAGACGATCAAGAAGCTTCACGGTCAGTTATTGTAAGGCAATTTTTAGATGAAATCGTTGTACCAGCAAAGGCAAATATTGAAATTGACTGTAACCCTGACACTGAAATCTCTCTTAAGAGACAAAGCATGAAACGATGTATTGTGAATTTGTTGGAAAACGCTCAGCATCATGCGAGTCATATCTGGATTAGAGTCATTTCCTCTAACCAGTGGCTGACCATTTTGGTTGAAGATAATGGCCCTGGTATTCCGCCTGAGAAGCGGCAACGGGTTTTCAAACCCTTTTACCGTCTGGATGTAGCGCGCAATCTCAATACAGCCGGTGTTGGTCTAGGACTCGCAATTGCAAAAGACAGCGCTCACCAACACGGGGGAGATATCACGCTCCACGACTCTCCTCATGGAGGCTTACAGGTAAAAATTCAAATCCCTGCTTAA